A stretch of the Candidatus Thermoplasmatota archaeon genome encodes the following:
- a CDS encoding DUF4350 domain-containing protein: protein MQVRVRRGFAAVGAIAIAVVLLIISMAAPIVSTSADFSIFNSGWNGTSKLAILTYNAGKFVPDFQVRSTGTEITITQLDLNEISLDPATSALVVIGPGKTFTSSEGEIVGNFVRNGGELLLADDFGTGNSLLIGMGAVSKFSNQLVMDLSFEKQPEFSVVFDLRTDPSTKNVSTLLLNYPSSLTISGDTEVIASSSIASWLDTNGNRLQEWGEPRGPFPIAAREHLGTGVILLLSDPSVLINGMAGQMDNGIFGANLIDEICNGRTAVFFDESHRTFFDPIAVTMQFTGQVSDNAKVMIALLAFFLTLWIFTDVVDKTVAWTVRKIKAGLNTISEALGLRFFRKEAPSPPKAMSKEELLEKSMQEHPEWRTGLVRYLLRERERHGKMLEQK, encoded by the coding sequence ATGCAGGTTAGAGTGCGAAGAGGGTTCGCTGCCGTGGGCGCGATTGCTATTGCCGTCGTCCTGCTCATAATCAGTATGGCCGCGCCAATAGTCTCCACTTCGGCCGACTTCTCCATATTCAATTCTGGATGGAACGGAACCAGCAAGCTGGCAATCCTGACATACAATGCCGGCAAGTTCGTTCCAGATTTCCAGGTCAGATCCACGGGGACTGAGATTACGATCACTCAGCTTGATCTTAACGAGATCAGCCTCGACCCGGCAACAAGCGCACTGGTCGTGATCGGCCCGGGAAAGACTTTCACCTCATCAGAAGGAGAGATTGTCGGGAATTTCGTAAGAAACGGAGGAGAGCTGCTGCTGGCGGACGACTTCGGGACAGGGAACAGTCTGCTCATCGGCATGGGAGCCGTCTCGAAGTTCTCGAACCAACTCGTTATGGATCTGTCGTTCGAGAAGCAGCCCGAGTTCTCCGTCGTCTTCGACCTCAGAACCGACCCAAGCACCAAGAACGTGAGTACCCTCCTGCTCAACTATCCCTCGTCATTGACGATCAGCGGAGATACAGAGGTCATCGCGTCCTCCAGCATCGCCAGCTGGCTAGACACGAACGGCAACAGGCTCCAGGAATGGGGAGAACCGAGGGGGCCATTCCCCATCGCGGCGCGGGAGCATCTCGGAACGGGCGTGATACTCTTGTTGTCCGACCCGAGCGTTCTCATCAACGGCATGGCAGGTCAAATGGACAACGGGATCTTCGGGGCCAACCTTATCGACGAGATCTGCAACGGGAGAACCGCGGTCTTCTTCGATGAGAGCCATCGCACATTCTTCGACCCGATCGCAGTGACGATGCAGTTCACTGGACAGGTGTCCGACAACGCGAAGGTCATGATCGCACTCCTAGCATTCTTCCTCACGCTGTGGATTTTCACCGACGTTGTCGATAAGACGGTAGCTTGGACTGTTCGGAAAATCAAAGCTGGGCTTAACACAATCTCGGAGGCGCTCGGACTGAGATTCTTCCGGAAAGAGGCTCCTTCTCCGCCAAAGGCCATGAGCAAAGAGGAGCTTCTCGAGAAGTCTATGCAGGAGCATCCCGAGTGGCGGACGGGGCTTGTCAGGTACCTGCTGCGAGAGAGAGAGCGACACGGCAAGATGCTCGAGCAGAAATAA
- a CDS encoding DUF1616 domain-containing protein translates to MAESERRTWRFHFEVRDRPYDLLACMVLALILITLVYLAPDNAVRQVLGLIFVLFLPGYAATAALFPENDQIDGIERVALSFGLSIAIVPLIGLALNFTPWGIRLDPILATVSAFIIGISLVGWYRRTRLPADERFAIVVNFEMDFRGMPLVDKILTIGIVVMLIASVVVLAWAITTPRVGERFTQLAILGPGGMATDYPRNLTVGQDATVLLTIKSFEHRAQNYTLMIVLTNSTDNSTVVSLYSIDWAQTHALAPHVGIAQNFTLQHLQFYNQTFDFDLTAPGTWKLQFLLYTEGQPLTQDAYREVHLWLNVA, encoded by the coding sequence ATGGCAGAGAGCGAAAGACGGACCTGGAGATTCCACTTCGAGGTCCGAGACAGACCGTACGACCTTCTAGCTTGCATGGTGCTCGCACTCATCCTCATAACGCTTGTGTATCTTGCGCCAGACAACGCAGTGAGGCAGGTCCTTGGCCTCATCTTCGTCCTCTTCCTGCCAGGATATGCTGCTACCGCGGCGCTGTTTCCCGAGAATGACCAGATCGACGGCATCGAGAGAGTCGCGCTGAGCTTCGGTCTGAGCATTGCTATCGTGCCCCTGATCGGTCTCGCGCTCAACTTCACACCCTGGGGGATCAGACTGGACCCGATACTCGCTACTGTGTCTGCTTTCATCATCGGTATCTCACTTGTGGGATGGTACCGAAGGACGCGCCTTCCCGCAGACGAGAGGTTCGCGATCGTTGTCAACTTCGAGATGGACTTCAGGGGCATGCCGCTCGTCGACAAGATCCTCACAATCGGAATCGTGGTGATGCTGATAGCATCGGTCGTGGTGCTCGCATGGGCCATAACGACCCCGAGAGTGGGGGAGAGGTTCACGCAGCTGGCGATCCTCGGCCCGGGTGGGATGGCCACCGACTACCCCAGAAACCTGACCGTCGGGCAGGACGCGACCGTCCTCCTGACCATCAAGTCGTTCGAGCATAGGGCGCAGAACTACACGCTCATGATCGTGCTCACGAACAGCACGGACAATTCGACTGTCGTTTCGCTATACTCCATAGACTGGGCTCAGACCCATGCGCTCGCCCCCCATGTTGGCATCGCACAGAACTTCACGCTTCAGCATCTGCAGTTCTACAACCAGACCTTCGACTTCGACTTGACAGCTCCAGGCACGTGGAAGCTCCAGTTCCTTCTCTACACCGAAGGCCAGCCTCTGACCCAGGATGCTTACCGAGAGGTCCACTTGTGGCTGAATGTCGCGTAG